From a single Anaerolineales bacterium genomic region:
- a CDS encoding cystathionine gamma-synthase, which translates to MKFETLAIHAGQEPDPNNGAVMTPVYLTSTYKQDGIGKPRQGYEYSRTLNPTRKALQDCLAELESGQWGLAFASGMAATDTVLRLLSNGDHVVAGNDVYGGTFRLFDKILRRFGLDFTFADTTDPENLAEALTPQTRIVWLETPTNPLLAVTDIRAVAEVVKSHPNKPILVVDNTFATPYLQRPLELGADLVVHSMTKYLGGHSDVVGGAIIGKDKTLGEQLAYLQNAIGGVQGPMDSFLVLRGIKTLPIRMDRHAENAGKIVAFLEKQKNVSRLIYPFHESHPQVQIAKRQMKNGGGMISFIMKDGRDAAVKVAESTKIFTLAESLGGVESLIEVPAAMTHLSTQGSTLEVDPGLVRLSVGIENVDDLIADLEQALG; encoded by the coding sequence ATGAAATTTGAAACGCTCGCCATCCACGCAGGGCAGGAGCCCGACCCCAACAACGGCGCGGTGATGACGCCCGTCTATCTTACGTCCACTTACAAGCAGGACGGCATCGGCAAACCGCGCCAAGGCTACGAATACTCGCGCACGTTGAATCCCACGCGCAAGGCATTGCAAGACTGCCTCGCCGAACTGGAAAGCGGACAGTGGGGTTTGGCATTCGCTTCGGGTATGGCGGCAACAGATACCGTTTTGCGCCTGCTCTCGAATGGCGATCATGTCGTCGCGGGCAATGACGTCTACGGCGGCACGTTCCGTCTGTTTGACAAAATTCTGCGCCGCTTCGGTCTGGACTTTACATTTGCCGACACGACCGATCCGGAAAACCTCGCTGAGGCATTGACTCCGCAAACCCGCATCGTGTGGCTGGAGACTCCCACTAACCCACTGCTCGCCGTCACGGACATCCGCGCCGTAGCGGAAGTGGTGAAAAGCCATCCGAACAAACCGATCCTCGTGGTGGACAATACCTTCGCCACGCCGTACCTGCAACGTCCGCTCGAGTTGGGTGCGGATCTGGTTGTCCACTCGATGACGAAATATCTTGGCGGTCATTCGGACGTGGTCGGCGGCGCGATCATCGGAAAAGATAAAACGCTTGGCGAACAACTCGCCTATCTGCAAAACGCCATCGGCGGCGTGCAGGGACCGATGGACTCGTTCCTTGTGTTGCGCGGGATAAAAACCCTCCCCATCCGCATGGACAGGCACGCCGAGAATGCAGGGAAGATCGTGGCGTTTTTGGAGAAACAGAAAAATGTCAGCAGGCTGATCTATCCGTTTCACGAGAGTCACCCCCAGGTCCAGATCGCGAAGCGGCAGATGAAGAACGGCGGCGGGATGATCTCATTCATCATGAAAGACGGACGCGATGCGGCGGTCAAGGTCGCGGAATCGACGAAGATTTTTACACTGGCTGAATCATTGGGCGGCGTCGAGTCGCTGATCGAAGTCCCCGCGGCGATGACACATCTCTCCACGCAAGGCTCCACATTGGAGGTCGACCCCGGGCTTGTGAGACTCTCGGTCGGTATCGAAAACGTGGATGACTTGATCGCGGATCTGGAACAAGCACTCGGATAA